The Megasphaera stantonii genome includes a window with the following:
- a CDS encoding phage baseplate protein, giving the protein MPSLNSLLGGSGFVSSTAGIMPKPTQPAKIGDYLTVDVVMSRETNFDSEVTEYPVEDGFPIADHVVRKPMRLSMDVVFTPTPVTWGNSFLGGRTLNAVTNMLMQIYQKGEPVTITLVDAIYTDMVMTSAPLPRNVENGYCYRCQLEFTHVRRVVQRTEDVPEEYAANDAAGKAGTTEKDGGAAAQTEIGTGLQTVDASAGSAGGGILGINTDNIDFGQLGAMATGSEATAYMAAYSVYQSIGKAGTFY; this is encoded by the coding sequence ATGCCGAGTCTTAATAGCTTGCTGGGCGGCAGCGGCTTCGTGTCCAGCACCGCCGGAATCATGCCGAAGCCGACACAACCGGCAAAAATCGGCGACTATCTGACCGTCGACGTTGTCATGTCCCGGGAAACGAATTTCGATAGCGAAGTAACGGAATATCCCGTCGAAGACGGCTTCCCCATCGCTGACCATGTCGTCAGAAAGCCTATGCGGCTGTCTATGGATGTCGTATTTACGCCAACGCCGGTTACTTGGGGCAATAGTTTCTTAGGCGGGCGAACGCTGAATGCCGTTACGAACATGCTGATGCAGATTTACCAGAAAGGCGAGCCGGTAACGATTACGTTAGTGGATGCTATTTATACAGACATGGTCATGACATCTGCTCCGCTTCCCCGTAATGTCGAAAATGGCTATTGCTACCGCTGCCAGCTGGAATTTACGCACGTCCGCCGCGTAGTGCAGCGGACAGAAGACGTGCCGGAAGAGTATGCTGCTAATGATGCGGCCGGAAAAGCCGGAACGACGGAAAAAGACGGCGGGGCCGCGGCCCAGACGGAAATCGGGACGGGCCTGCAAACGGTCGACGCCTCGGCCGGAAGCGCGGGCGGCGGGATTCTGGGAATCAATACGGACAATATAGATTTCGGCCAGCTCGGGGCCATGGCTACCGGATCGGAAGCGACGGCATATATGGCAGCTTATTCTGTGTATCAGTCTATCGGGAAGGCAGGGACATTTTACTAA
- a CDS encoding phage baseplate plug family protein, with protein sequence MITISMTDANDFYESVIIDTVQFNLHFAWNDHSQSWSMDVRDSQNTDIVRGIALVPNFPLLHQYRRHAGLPGGEFVAVITSPVTGNEKIGRTDFITGKASMVYIPEAELNDIMASTV encoded by the coding sequence ATGATTACGATTTCAATGACCGACGCTAACGATTTTTATGAATCGGTTATTATCGATACAGTCCAATTCAATTTGCATTTTGCTTGGAATGATCATTCACAGTCATGGAGTATGGACGTACGCGATAGTCAAAATACGGATATCGTTCGCGGTATTGCACTTGTACCGAATTTCCCGCTCCTGCATCAATATCGCCGTCATGCCGGACTTCCTGGCGGTGAATTCGTGGCTGTCATTACGTCGCCGGTTACAGGCAACGAGAAAATCGGACGAACCGATTTCATCACCGGCAAGGCGTCTATGGTCTATATACCGGAGGCGGAACTCAATGACATTATGGCATCGACAGTATAA
- a CDS encoding phage protein yields MTLWHRQYKVVFPEINLEYANTLRIQFAVEKDITKETNKSALSLYNLSEDSRNRIEVADRKVEIWAGYKDNTGPVRLFVGTVTQSETKENDKDVETKLTLADGNVAIRDTAFSLSFAPGTSGNRILQTIANAMGVPLVLGEGVQFGTFINGYSFVGTAREALDGICYHSGCSWSVQNDTLQVIMNGGVFTNRGLVFASDSGLIGSPERIIRASPKPDKETPKRRRRQKAKKEKPEKQSGWKIKTLLAPTVTPGDAVKVESRIITGWFRVESVKHQGDTHGGDWISEMNLIERLTYTDEQQ; encoded by the coding sequence ATGACATTATGGCATCGACAGTATAAAGTCGTATTCCCGGAAATCAATTTGGAATATGCGAATACGCTTCGCATCCAATTTGCTGTGGAAAAAGACATCACCAAAGAAACCAATAAGAGTGCCTTATCCTTGTACAATCTGTCGGAAGATTCGCGAAACCGAATAGAAGTTGCTGACCGCAAAGTCGAAATTTGGGCGGGCTACAAGGATAATACCGGTCCTGTTCGGCTATTTGTCGGCACGGTTACACAGAGCGAGACGAAAGAAAACGATAAGGATGTGGAAACGAAGCTCACTCTGGCCGACGGCAACGTAGCGATTCGTGACACGGCCTTTTCTCTTTCCTTTGCGCCGGGCACTTCTGGGAACAGAATATTGCAGACAATCGCTAACGCAATGGGGGTGCCGCTGGTGCTGGGCGAAGGCGTGCAGTTCGGTACGTTCATCAACGGGTATTCATTCGTCGGCACGGCACGCGAAGCATTGGACGGCATTTGCTATCATTCCGGCTGCTCGTGGAGTGTTCAAAATGACACATTACAAGTCATTATGAACGGCGGCGTATTTACGAATCGTGGACTAGTCTTTGCATCGGATAGCGGATTAATTGGTTCTCCAGAACGAATCATCAGAGCAAGCCCTAAGCCGGATAAGGAAACACCAAAGCGTCGTCGACGGCAAAAGGCTAAAAAGGAAAAGCCGGAAAAGCAATCAGGATGGAAAATCAAGACGCTTCTGGCCCCGACGGTCACGCCGGGAGATGCGGTTAAGGTCGAAAGCCGCATCATTACGGGCTGGTTCCGCGTCGAATCGGTCAAACATCAGGGCGACACCCACGGCGGCGACTGGATCAGCGAAATGAATCTCATAGAAAGGCTGACGTATACCGATGAACAACAGTAA
- a CDS encoding Gp138 family membrane-puncturing spike protein, whose protein sequence is MNNSNQGPNQIKEIVEGWTDNKLAAVHTALPGKIVSYSPGTNRAQVQPFGKYKLDDGRSFDYPVIHNVPVQFPMGCGGSSGVTFPLRAGDGCLLIFAESQLDDYLSGGDSDDTRKHDMNDAMCIPGLYSGAAPSNVSHASDVCLFNGGSLVLLGSGGFSGTLADGTNFSFSGGDLVVNGISLTGHTHGGVESGGSKTGPPE, encoded by the coding sequence ATGAACAACAGTAATCAAGGGCCGAATCAAATCAAGGAAATCGTCGAAGGATGGACAGATAACAAGCTGGCCGCCGTACATACGGCGCTTCCCGGCAAGATTGTGTCTTACAGTCCGGGAACAAACCGGGCGCAGGTGCAGCCCTTCGGAAAGTACAAGCTCGACGACGGCCGTTCCTTCGACTATCCCGTCATTCATAACGTGCCGGTACAGTTCCCCATGGGCTGCGGCGGCAGTTCCGGCGTGACCTTCCCCTTGCGGGCGGGCGACGGCTGTCTGCTCATTTTCGCCGAATCGCAGCTGGATGATTACCTGAGCGGCGGCGACAGCGACGACACACGAAAGCACGACATGAATGACGCTATGTGTATTCCTGGGCTGTACAGCGGGGCGGCCCCGTCGAATGTGTCCCATGCGTCCGACGTCTGTCTGTTTAACGGCGGCTCGCTGGTGTTGCTGGGAAGCGGCGGCTTCTCCGGCACGTTGGCCGACGGAACGAATTTTTCGTTTTCCGGCGGCGATTTAGTCGTGAACGGCATTTCGTTGACGGGCCATACGCACGGCGGCGTCGAATCCGGCGGCAGCAAAACGGGCCCGCCGGAGTAG
- a CDS encoding baseplate J/gp47 family protein, protein MAETKYGLTPEGFKRKRLPEILDSLNKRVADKLGMEIQTGSNSIFGQLHGIYAYELADLWELAQNVYNAMYPNTAEGVSLSNAAALAGITLIDAERSSLIATCYGDNGTLIPYGAQISASDANATVWTCVDNNIYIDSGKASYASIQIASDVSEGAQYTLTIDGVQKSYTAKSGDDKATVLVGLSSQFSFTDKSFTIANDTMTLAMADQKNTFSIAATGISIIEIGSPVHFQCSTAGAIDPALNTITQILTTYAGWHSVANNVAATVGRDAESDISLRQRWSSSLYDRASAMTDSIAAAVYSNVEGVTTCRVYENNTDTEDDDGRPPHSIEAVVDGGLNDAIAQQIWNRKAGGIDTWGEESGVAVDSQGIAHTMHFNRPEQIKVWIKVVIGENPDETFPTAGIDEIAQAILDKGNEQEVGQDVILQRYFSAIFSATTGVGYISLTACTGDVAGSYTTNNIEINERQIAVFDASRIEVTKQDE, encoded by the coding sequence ATGGCCGAAACTAAATACGGACTTACCCCAGAAGGGTTTAAGCGGAAACGGCTGCCAGAGATACTCGACAGCCTGAATAAGCGTGTCGCGGACAAGTTAGGAATGGAAATCCAGACGGGCAGTAATTCTATTTTTGGCCAACTTCACGGCATATATGCCTATGAGTTGGCCGACCTGTGGGAATTGGCCCAGAACGTCTATAACGCAATGTACCCCAACACGGCGGAAGGCGTTTCCTTGTCCAATGCGGCAGCCTTGGCCGGAATTACGCTCATCGATGCGGAGCGAAGTTCGCTCATAGCCACTTGTTACGGCGATAATGGGACGCTTATTCCGTATGGGGCTCAAATTTCGGCCTCAGATGCCAATGCAACGGTTTGGACTTGTGTAGATAATAATATTTACATAGACTCAGGGAAAGCGTCTTATGCGTCCATTCAGATAGCGTCTGACGTGTCTGAAGGAGCGCAGTACACACTGACGATCGACGGAGTGCAAAAATCTTATACGGCAAAAAGCGGCGATGATAAAGCTACGGTATTGGTCGGATTGTCATCGCAGTTTAGTTTTACAGATAAATCCTTTACTATTGCCAACGATACCATGACGCTGGCCATGGCCGACCAGAAAAATACTTTTTCTATAGCCGCAACTGGCATATCTATTATTGAAATCGGATCGCCAGTTCACTTCCAGTGCTCTACAGCCGGCGCTATCGATCCAGCGCTCAACACAATTACTCAAATTCTTACGACCTATGCTGGATGGCATAGTGTGGCAAATAATGTCGCAGCTACCGTCGGGAGGGATGCGGAATCCGACATCAGCCTGCGGCAGCGCTGGAGTTCTTCTTTATATGACCGGGCTTCAGCTATGACGGATTCGATCGCCGCAGCAGTCTATTCCAATGTCGAGGGCGTCACTACCTGCCGAGTCTATGAAAATAACACAGATACAGAAGATGACGACGGGCGACCGCCGCACTCTATAGAAGCTGTAGTGGATGGCGGATTAAATGATGCTATTGCTCAACAGATATGGAATCGAAAGGCTGGCGGAATTGACACGTGGGGAGAGGAAAGCGGTGTTGCCGTTGATTCGCAAGGGATAGCGCACACAATGCACTTTAATCGACCGGAACAGATTAAAGTTTGGATAAAAGTGGTTATCGGAGAAAATCCTGATGAAACCTTCCCGACGGCCGGCATTGATGAAATTGCACAGGCTATTTTGGACAAGGGAAATGAACAAGAAGTGGGGCAAGATGTTATTTTGCAACGCTATTTTTCAGCTATTTTTTCAGCAACAACAGGCGTTGGATATATCAGCTTAACAGCTTGTACTGGCGATGTTGCTGGATCATACACAACAAATAATATCGAAATCAATGAGCGCCAGATTGCGGTGTTTGATGCGTCGCGAATAGAGGTGACGAAGCAAGATGAGTAG
- a CDS encoding DUF2612 domain-containing protein gives MSRADNMKSHLIGQFQDKAVIYALLEAIGEELDELEQAFDALRNDRWIDTGEGVQLDGIGTLVNQPRQVSEAIQIAFFGFQGQENALGFEQGRFRDRGETWLQSVNLSDPEYRKILWLKVFKDVASGTAEDTINSIQRIFEAPYVTLTEIGNAKIMLGIGKKLDVNDIALARAVDLVVRAGGVGLERAIMFDYENYFGFIDQRNAKGFEQGIFADEINLG, from the coding sequence ATGAGTAGAGCTGACAATATGAAAAGTCATCTCATCGGACAGTTTCAAGATAAAGCAGTTATATATGCTTTACTTGAAGCCATTGGAGAGGAACTAGATGAGCTGGAACAGGCTTTCGATGCTCTCCGGAATGATCGCTGGATTGATACCGGGGAAGGTGTTCAGTTGGATGGAATAGGAACTCTTGTTAATCAACCGAGACAAGTTTCGGAAGCCATTCAAATAGCCTTTTTTGGATTTCAAGGACAAGAAAATGCCTTAGGATTTGAGCAAGGCCGCTTCAGAGATAGGGGCGAAACATGGCTTCAAAGCGTTAATTTGAGCGATCCGGAATATCGAAAAATACTTTGGTTAAAAGTTTTCAAGGATGTGGCCAGCGGTACGGCGGAGGATACGATAAATAGTATTCAGCGAATTTTTGAAGCTCCATACGTCACTTTAACGGAAATAGGAAACGCTAAAATTATGCTTGGCATCGGAAAGAAGCTGGATGTAAATGACATCGCCTTAGCTAGAGCTGTTGATCTAGTTGTTCGCGCCGGGGGAGTCGGTCTTGAACGGGCGATTATGTTTGACTACGAAAATTATTTTGGATTCATAGATCAACGCAACGCAAAAGGATTTGAACAAGGAATCTTTGCGGATGAAATTAACTTAGGTTAG
- a CDS encoding tyrosine-type recombinase/integrase has protein sequence MRKPNGYGSIKKLSGNRRRPFVFVVTENGRQRPIEYFCTQIEAEIYAADYNKIHRNHSLPGHKMTFAELYYRWLPAHIDDTSPADSTICGYKNAFAHCQPLHAQIFTDIKYVDYQRVIDTMRRHGLSYSSVKKVRSLISLVSKYAAKIEAADKNYAELLTLGKNKPVRPHKVFSRQKINRLWTHADASGVDTVLILMYTGMRCSEMLNLDKSDVNLRQQYIRITKSKTAAGLRIIPIHSRILPLVQARMILPGQTLIADADGQPYNYGRYSTVWGHVMSLIHASGHTTHDCRHTVATLLDNAGANENAKRRILGHADGDITDRVYTHKGLRQLRKAIQLLK, from the coding sequence ATGAGAAAACCAAATGGATATGGAAGCATCAAAAAATTATCCGGCAACCGGCGGCGGCCGTTTGTTTTTGTAGTGACCGAAAACGGCAGGCAACGACCGATTGAATACTTTTGCACTCAGATAGAAGCAGAGATCTACGCCGCCGACTACAATAAAATACATCGTAATCACTCCCTCCCAGGTCATAAAATGACATTCGCTGAATTGTATTACCGCTGGCTGCCGGCTCATATTGACGATACTTCGCCCGCAGATAGTACTATCTGCGGCTATAAAAACGCCTTTGCCCATTGCCAACCGCTACATGCCCAGATATTTACAGACATCAAGTATGTGGATTATCAACGTGTCATCGATACCATGCGCCGGCACGGCTTGTCATACAGTAGCGTCAAAAAAGTTCGCTCGCTGATCAGCCTTGTGTCAAAATATGCGGCCAAAATTGAAGCCGCAGATAAAAACTATGCCGAGTTGCTTACTCTCGGAAAAAATAAGCCTGTCCGGCCGCATAAAGTTTTCAGCCGTCAAAAAATAAACCGACTATGGACACACGCTGATGCGTCCGGCGTCGATACGGTGCTTATTCTCATGTACACCGGCATGCGTTGCAGCGAGATGCTTAATTTAGACAAGTCCGACGTCAACCTGCGTCAACAATACATACGTATTACAAAAAGCAAGACTGCTGCGGGGCTGCGTATCATCCCCATCCATAGCCGTATACTGCCGCTTGTGCAGGCCCGTATGATATTGCCAGGGCAGACGCTTATCGCCGACGCAGACGGGCAGCCGTACAACTATGGCCGGTACAGTACTGTTTGGGGGCATGTTATGTCACTGATCCACGCCAGCGGACACACGACGCATGACTGCCGCCACACTGTCGCAACCCTGCTAGATAATGCAGGTGCCAACGAAAACGCAAAGCGTCGAATCCTCGGACATGCAGACGGCGATATTACTGACCGAGTGTACACGCATAAAGGACTACGACAACTACGAAAAGCCATACAATTACTTAAATAG
- a CDS encoding phage holin family protein translates to MMTALLGWMRSLIPVQTEIEWGAVASAAGALITHFTGWSDIHEALVVIMAIDYITGIAAAYINPNMKLNSKKGFAGFCKKMVILCLVALSHELDMALGQSTLTQPFVVWFFIANEGLSILENAGKAGLPIPKKLRETLEQLASEKEEKGERK, encoded by the coding sequence ATGATGACGGCCCTGCTCGGCTGGATGCGGAGCCTGATTCCAGTCCAGACAGAAATAGAATGGGGGGCGGTGGCGTCGGCGGCGGGAGCATTGATTACGCATTTTACGGGATGGAGCGATATTCACGAGGCACTGGTCGTCATCATGGCCATAGACTACATTACCGGCATAGCAGCGGCTTATATTAATCCCAATATGAAGCTCAACAGCAAGAAGGGATTCGCCGGATTTTGCAAAAAGATGGTCATTCTTTGCCTTGTAGCCTTGTCTCACGAGCTGGATATGGCCCTGGGTCAGTCGACATTGACGCAGCCGTTTGTCGTATGGTTCTTCATTGCAAACGAAGGCCTGTCCATACTGGAAAATGCCGGGAAGGCCGGGCTTCCTATCCCGAAAAAATTGAGAGAGACGCTTGAACAGCTCGCCAGCGAAAAGGAAGAGAAGGGAGAGCGGAAATGA
- a CDS encoding DUF2829 domain-containing protein: MMMYEGCLDFSAALEVLKSGGKVSRIGWNGKGMFIYYVPSAYHEPKTDAGKHLAGEGGKVLYGGFIAMKTATGEVVPWLASQTDLLAEDWCVYLFGSEEKAVKGIVM; the protein is encoded by the coding sequence ATGATGATGTATGAAGGATGCTTAGATTTCAGTGCGGCACTGGAAGTATTAAAATCTGGCGGCAAGGTTAGCCGGATAGGCTGGAATGGAAAAGGAATGTTCATTTATTATGTTCCGTCGGCCTATCATGAGCCAAAAACAGACGCAGGTAAGCACTTGGCCGGAGAAGGTGGAAAGGTGCTGTATGGCGGATTTATCGCCATGAAGACAGCTACCGGCGAAGTGGTGCCATGGCTGGCAAGTCAGACGGATTTGCTGGCCGAAGACTGGTGCGTTTATTTGTTTGGTAGCGAAGAAAAAGCAGTGAAGGGGATTGTGATGTAA
- a CDS encoding N-acetylmuramoyl-L-alanine amidase — protein sequence MARAAYNDLWTAARNMGRDVKLYCHWTGGDYYTKFADYHVNIDGDGRVWVTTDNLAMIKEATYMRNTGSVAITLCCALDAVDEYRLGAYPPTEAQLNAIAQVVCVLADALDLTIDLQRVMTHAEAADNKDGLWCHDPYGPDATVERWDLLVLREGSPRWSGGDELRGNANFYRAQGLLKDV from the coding sequence ATGGCCAGGGCAGCCTACAATGATTTGTGGACGGCAGCGCGAAACATGGGCCGCGATGTCAAACTGTATTGCCATTGGACCGGCGGAGATTACTACACCAAGTTTGCGGATTATCACGTCAATATTGACGGCGACGGCCGCGTCTGGGTCACGACGGACAACTTGGCCATGATAAAGGAAGCAACGTACATGCGGAATACTGGCAGCGTCGCTATCACGTTATGCTGCGCCTTAGATGCCGTCGACGAGTACCGTTTGGGGGCATATCCGCCGACAGAGGCCCAGCTGAACGCCATTGCGCAGGTTGTCTGCGTATTGGCCGACGCGTTGGATTTGACGATTGATTTACAGCGCGTCATGACGCACGCCGAAGCTGCCGACAACAAGGACGGTCTGTGGTGCCATGATCCGTACGGCCCGGATGCGACCGTCGAACGCTGGGACTTGCTCGTCCTGCGTGAAGGTTCGCCCCGCTGGAGCGGCGGCGATGAGCTGCGAGGGAATGCGAATTTCTACCGCGCGCAGGGCCTTTTGAAAGACGTTTAA
- the cas7c gene encoding type I-C CRISPR-associated protein Cas7/Csd2 yields the protein MNKINFIGIISATNCNPNGDPLLGNRPRTDYDGYGEITDVCIKRKIRNRLQLAGERILLQTHDRIDDGCINVKERANLPEVRKLLSKKKETDAISVLCREFFDVRAFGMVFSMLPFKSTLISGVKGPVTMSMGRSLDIVTIRDIQITRSGNITSEEGRGPETYGMSLPKIDYGAYMFFGGITPVIAQKTGFSDEDAEKLKAAMLDMFQTDASIARPDGSMCVPLLYWIKHESSLGVCNPVLIKKAIKIAKKDGIDSPRRWEDYEVDDHELFKIPKLTIEKYTL from the coding sequence ATGAATAAAATCAATTTCATTGGAATCATATCCGCTACGAACTGCAACCCGAACGGCGATCCGCTGTTAGGTAATCGCCCCCGGACAGATTACGACGGCTACGGAGAAATTACGGACGTTTGCATAAAGAGAAAAATCCGTAATCGGCTGCAACTTGCCGGGGAACGAATTTTATTGCAGACCCATGACCGTATTGACGACGGATGTATCAATGTAAAGGAACGTGCAAACCTTCCGGAAGTTCGTAAATTACTAAGCAAGAAAAAAGAAACAGACGCAATATCCGTTCTCTGTCGTGAGTTTTTTGATGTCCGAGCCTTCGGCATGGTATTTTCCATGCTCCCCTTTAAAAGCACCTTGATTTCTGGGGTTAAAGGCCCTGTTACTATGTCCATGGGGCGCTCTTTGGATATTGTGACTATTCGTGATATTCAGATTACGCGGTCAGGCAATATCACGAGCGAAGAAGGCCGCGGCCCGGAAACCTACGGCATGTCCCTTCCTAAGATAGATTATGGTGCGTATATGTTCTTTGGCGGTATTACGCCAGTCATTGCTCAAAAAACCGGCTTTTCTGACGAGGACGCGGAAAAATTAAAAGCGGCCATGCTGGATATGTTCCAGACCGACGCATCCATCGCCCGCCCGGACGGAAGCATGTGCGTTCCCCTTCTCTACTGGATTAAGCATGAATCCAGCTTAGGAGTTTGTAACCCTGTATTAATAAAAAAGGCTATCAAGATAGCCAAAAAGGACGGGATTGACTCCCCGCGCCGCTGGGAAGATTACGAAGTAGATGATCATGAACTCTTTAAGATTCCAAAATTGACAATCGAAAAATATACCTTGTAA
- the rpsD gene encoding 30S ribosomal protein S4, producing MATRREARFKQCRRFGLNVYGHPKALKRVKKEQRQKKMSEYGTQLLEKQKLRAYYNLLERQFVRYYDKAKKMEGVTGENMLKLLECRLDNLVYRIGFANSIRQARQMVNHGHILVNGKRCDIPSAHVKVGSVITLKEASRANEMYKKSFQELKTFDVPYIEKNFDGFEGTLTRMPERSEIPVEINETLIVELYSK from the coding sequence ATGGCAACGAGGAGAGAAGCACGTTTTAAGCAATGTCGCCGGTTCGGACTCAATGTGTACGGACATCCTAAGGCATTAAAACGTGTGAAGAAAGAACAGCGTCAGAAAAAGATGTCTGAATACGGCACACAGTTACTGGAAAAACAGAAGCTTCGCGCATACTACAATTTGCTCGAACGCCAGTTTGTCCGGTATTATGATAAAGCCAAGAAGATGGAAGGCGTTACTGGCGAAAACATGCTGAAATTGTTGGAATGCCGTTTGGATAACCTGGTATACCGTATCGGTTTTGCAAACTCCATTCGTCAGGCCCGCCAGATGGTCAACCACGGCCACATCTTGGTAAACGGCAAACGTTGCGACATTCCGTCGGCACACGTAAAAGTAGGTTCCGTTATCACGCTGAAGGAAGCTTCCCGCGCTAACGAAATGTACAAAAAATCCTTCCAGGAATTGAAAACCTTCGATGTTCCCTACATCGAAAAGAACTTCGACGGCTTCGAAGGCACGCTGACACGTATGCCCGAACGCTCCGAAATTCCTGTAGAAATCAACGAAACACTCATCGTCGAATTGTACTCCAAGTAG
- a CDS encoding sugar porter family MFS transporter, which produces MNTSTAEKDNKKISSSFIYFFGSFGGILFGYDIGVMTGALPFLQDDWGLHGNASIIGWITSAVMFGAIFGGALAGQLSDKLGRRKMILISALIFVVGSVLSGIAPDNGQYYLIGVRILLGLAVGAASALVPAYMSEMAPAHLRGRLSGINQTMIVSGMLLSYIVDYLLKDLPEMYAWRLMLGLAAVPAIILFFGVLRLPESPRFLVRHNLLDAARRTLSYIRPSDEVEPELKQIQETVAAEAHAAQNSSWGMLFSGKYQYLVVAGIGVAAFQQFQGANAIFYYIPLIVETATGHAASSQLMWPIIQGVLLVLGSLVFLVIADKFNRRTLLKVGGTIMGLSFILPAIINSIMPDTNPMMIVFFLCIYVAFYSFTWAPLTWVIVGEIFPLAIRGRASGMASSFNWIGSFLVGLLFPIMTASMPQEIVFAIFGVICMLGVCFVTKCVPETRGHTLEEIEAQGTKRR; this is translated from the coding sequence ATGAACACGAGCACAGCGGAAAAAGATAATAAAAAGATATCCAGCTCTTTTATTTACTTTTTCGGCTCTTTTGGCGGTATTTTGTTTGGGTACGACATCGGCGTTATGACCGGGGCGCTGCCCTTCCTGCAGGACGACTGGGGGCTGCACGGCAATGCCAGCATCATCGGCTGGATTACGTCGGCCGTCATGTTCGGCGCTATTTTCGGCGGCGCGCTGGCAGGTCAGCTGTCCGATAAATTGGGCCGCCGCAAGATGATTTTGATTTCTGCGCTGATTTTCGTCGTCGGCTCTGTCTTGTCGGGGATTGCTCCGGACAACGGCCAATATTACCTGATCGGCGTTCGTATTTTACTTGGCTTGGCCGTTGGCGCCGCGTCGGCTCTCGTGCCGGCTTATATGTCGGAAATGGCTCCGGCTCATCTGCGGGGCCGCTTGTCCGGCATCAACCAGACGATGATCGTATCGGGCATGCTGCTATCGTACATCGTCGACTATTTGCTGAAGGATTTGCCTGAAATGTACGCTTGGCGCTTAATGCTCGGCTTAGCTGCCGTTCCGGCTATTATCCTGTTCTTCGGCGTCCTTCGCCTTCCCGAATCGCCGCGTTTTCTCGTCCGTCATAACTTATTGGATGCAGCCCGCCGTACGCTGAGCTATATCCGTCCCAGCGACGAAGTAGAACCGGAATTGAAACAAATTCAGGAAACCGTCGCCGCCGAAGCCCATGCTGCGCAAAACAGCTCCTGGGGAATGTTGTTCAGCGGCAAATACCAGTACTTGGTCGTCGCCGGTATCGGCGTCGCCGCATTCCAGCAATTCCAGGGGGCCAACGCGATTTTCTATTACATTCCCCTGATCGTCGAAACGGCGACAGGACATGCCGCCAGCTCGCAGCTCATGTGGCCGATTATTCAGGGCGTTCTTCTCGTTTTGGGCTCCCTCGTCTTCCTGGTCATTGCCGATAAGTTCAACCGCCGCACGCTGCTGAAAGTCGGCGGCACGATTATGGGCCTGTCCTTTATCCTGCCGGCTATCATCAACAGCATCATGCCGGACACGAACCCGATGATGATCGTATTCTTCCTGTGCATTTACGTTGCCTTTTATTCCTTCACATGGGCCCCGCTGACCTGGGTTATCGTCGGTGAAATCTTCCCGCTGGCCATCCGCGGCCGGGCGTCCGGCATGGCTTCGTCCTTCAACTGGATCGGCTCCTTCCTGGTCGGCTTGTTGTTCCCCATCATGACGGCTTCGATGCCGCAGGAAATCGTCTTCGCTATCTTCGGCGTCATCTGCATGCTCGGCGTATGCTTCGTGACGAAATGCGTCCCCGAAACGCGCGGCCACACGCTGGAAGAAATCGAAGCGCAGGGAACGAAGAGAAGATAA